The nucleotide sequence ATTCTGATTTTCGCTAGAAACCCCATTAGGGTTTTGCTCAAATCGGTCATTATTTCCCCTAAAATACGGATTATTGTTACTAGCATAATTATTAGATTGGGCGTTTTGATAATCAAAGGTCTTGTTAGTAGCTGCAGGATCTAGGGGTCAACCCACCCGAGCTCATTTAAATTCTTACCCATTACCAACACACTTATAATGGCACATTTGCAGGAAATGAACCTGCTGGTAGAAGTAGATCAACCAGGAAATCAACTCAACAATTACAttacaaaactaaatataattatATCCCAAAAAGCAGCCTCGATTCAACAACTCCAATTTCGTTCGATTTTAAATTTCGTTCGATGTGGTAATACTCCTTAATCTTTTTATTTTCGTTTATTAAATTTCATTCGATTTTCGTATAACAATGGTGTTGTGTTTTTTTGTAGGTGCAACAGTTTCAGACATGTGTCAACCTGCTTATAGCTTTTGCCAGCAAATTTTTGAGGATATACTATCTTTAACAGACAACGTAAATGTAAGAAATTTTAAAAGACAAACTCATAAAATTCATAAAGTTAAATAATTCTACaatgatatgttttttttttcagtacTATGATATAAGGAAGAAATGTGATAGGGAGCTTGTGTTATGACTTCTCAAAGTTGGAAAACTTTTTAAGTAAATCATCGGTTAAAAAAGCATTAGGGGTACCAAGCAGTCTAGATTATGTTTCATGTAGTGATTTAGTGTTCCAGTCTATGCTTAATGATTGGATGAGAAATCTTGAAGTTGAGATTCCAGCACTTTTGGAAGACAAGATTCAATTGCTTGTGTATGCAGGAGAATATGATCTTATTCGCAACTGGCTTGGTAAGTTGATTTCTTCCGTTATGAAAAAAGAATCCAACCGTTTTACGTTTAACTGAAATAATAGAATAAAATGCAGGGAATTCGAGATGGGTGCATGCCATGTCATGGTCTGATCAGAAAGATTTTATTTCAGCTTCAAATGTTTCGTTTATAGTCGACGGAAAAGAAGCTGGCATTTTAAAAAATCATGGGCCTTTGACTTTTATTAAGGTTCATAACCCTGGACACATGGTCCCTATGGATCAACCAATGGCTGCATTAAAGATGTTGGAGTTGTGGACCACAGGGAAGCTACTTCCACCCAACAAGGGTGTTGGTGCGGGTGCACCTGTTTGATTGTTTTGTAGATACtcaagaaaataaaaattataaaaagctTCCGTTTCGTTATAAAGATCCATGTACTGTAGAAGATATTTGCATTATATGTGTATATGAAAGCAAGAAAGAAAGATATAAAAAGGTTAAAACTTTACTTGTAATTAGCCAGCAACTGGGCTGATTGGTTTGCTAACCAAAACACCATTTTAGTTTTTGAATTTTACACGCGTTTCTAACATCATACATGTTCAACAAACTTCTGGACTATTTCTAACATTTAACCCTTATTAGATCATGTATTTCCATTCAAGGgttgaagaaacagtgatctaatcaGAGTATTAATTAGGTGGGTTTATGTT is from Helianthus annuus cultivar XRQ/B chromosome 9, HanXRQr2.0-SUNRISE, whole genome shotgun sequence and encodes:
- the LOC110881918 gene encoding serine carboxypeptidase 3-like, which produces MMKHYSAQANPKPPLLPLTSPPCTTHQTPQSSRRLRPVEYNSSHYSEMNLLVEVDQPGNQLNNYITKLNIIISQKAASIQQLQFRSILNFVRCGATVSDMCQPAYSFCQQIFEDILSLTDNVNYYDIRKKCDRELSMLNDWMRNLEVEIPALLEDKIQLLVYAGEYDLIRNWLGNSRWVHAMSWSDQKDFISASNVSFIVDGKEAGILKNHGPLTFIKVHNPGHMVPMDQPMAALKMLELWTTGKLLPPNKGVGAGAPV